CGGGTCTCGCGCACCTTGAGGCGGTACTCGATGTTGGCGATCGCGGTCTCGGTGGCGTTGCGCGAGCTCGGCGCGATGTACTTGTCGGCGTACGCGCGCAGCTTGCCGATCATCGCCTTGTCCGAGGAACCACCGCCGATGCCGGGGTAGTAGCGCGCCTGCGAGGTGGAGTCGACCAGCTTGTCGACCTGCTCGCGATGGGCCAGCGCGAAATCGAAGGCCATGTCCGGATGCGAACCGGACACCGCGCCGATCATGCCCGCGCTGTTGGTGGCGCCCGGCTCGTCGGTCAGGGCGAGTTCCAGCGCGCGCTGCGCCAGCGCCTTGTCCTTGGCGATCGACAGCATGCTGTACAGCGAGTCCTTGATCAGCGGGGTCTTCTCCGCCTTCGCCATCGCGTGCAGCTTGTCCCAGGTCGCGGCGTCGGCGTTGTAGGCGACGATGCCGGTGATGGTGTTGCGCAAGGCCGGCGGCATCGCGTTCGCGTCGTCCGGACCGGCGGCGAAACGGCGGCGCGCCTCGGCGATCACGGCCTCGTCATCGAGCCCGGCCAGGGTGCCGATCAGCTGCGTGCGCAGCAGCTGCACCGGCGCGGAATCGTCCGCCTTCGCGTTCCAGCCGATCCGCGCGAACGCCGGGCGCAGCACCGACAGCGCGAACTTGCGGAACTTGGCCTGGCGCTTGGCGTCGCCGTCGTAATAGCCATCGAGGCCGGACAGGCTGCCGGCGATGTCGGACCAGATCGCCGGATCGGCGTCGGCCGGCACGTTCTTGGCAAGGTCGAGGTAGTCGGACGCGGAACGCAGCCCGCCCATGCCCAGCGCCCAGGTGTCGTTCATGATGCCGAGCTGGTCCATCGTCGACAGGGTGGCAAAACCCTTGCTGATCGCGGCGAACTGCTCGGCGCCGTACAGCGTGCGGTAGTAGCCGCCCTGCCCCGCGTTGACCACCACCGCGCCGCAGCCCGGCACCACCAGCGAGCCCTTGCCGCCTTCGACCACGGTGTCGACGCGCGCGCCGCCCACCGCCTGCGCCACCACCGGCACGCGCCAGCGCAGCGGCGTCTTGCCCGGGCGATCCTTGGTGAACTCGCCCTGGGTGAACTGCAGGGTGGTGTTGCCGTTCGCGCAGGTCGCGGAATCCACCGTGATCAGCGGCACGCCCGGCTGCAGGGTGAAGTCGTGCGCGATATCGAGGATCGGCTTGCCGGCCGCGGTCTGCACCGCGCTCCACAGGTCGTCGGACACGGTGTTGCCGTAGGCGTGCGTGCGCATGTACGCGCGCACGCCCTCGCGCCACGCGTCCTCGCCGACGTAGTTCTCCAGCATGCGGATCACCGCACCGCCCTTGCTGTAGGTGATCGCGTCGAAGGCCTGGCTGGCCTGCTCCACGGTCTCGATCTTCTGCACCACCGGGTGGGTGGTCGCCACGGCGTCGCGGCTCATCGCGCCCTCGCGGCCGCCGACCGCGCCGAGTTCGGTCTTCCATTCCGGATGGAACTTGGCGGTGGTGCGCGCGGCCATCCAGGTGGCGAAGCCCTCGTTGAGCCACAGGTCGTCCCACCAGCTCATGGTCACCAGGTCGCCGAACCACTGGTGGGCGATCTCGTGCGCGGCGATCGAGAAGATGCCCTGCACGTTGCCGATGGTGGAGATCTTGGGATCGACCAGCAGCGCGTACTCGAAGGTGAAGATCGCGCCCCAGTTCTCCATCGCACTGAAGAACTGGCTGCGGCCCGGCGCGGCGATGTTGTCGAGCTTCGGCAGCGGGTACTTGACCCCGAAGTAGTCGTTGTATTCCTTCAGCACCAGCTTGGACGCTTCCAGCGCGCCTGCGGCCTGGCCCACCTTGCCCTTCGGCGTGACCACCCCGACCTCGGTGCCGTCCACGCTGTCGGTGGCGCGGTCGAATTCGCCGAGGCCGAGGAACAGCAGGTAGGTCGACATCTTCGGCGAGGTCTGGAACACGACCCGCTTCAGGCCGTTGCCGATGTCCTTCGATTCGACGACCGGCATGTTGCTGACCGCCATCTGCGCGGCCGGCGCGTTGACGGTCAGGTCGAAGGTCGCCTTGAAGTTCGGCTCGTCCCACGACGGCACGAACTTGCGCGCATCCGAATTCTCGAACTGGGTGTACAGCGCGCGCTGCTTGCCGGCATCGGTGTCGTAGTCGATCGCGAACAGGCCGTTGGCCTGGGTGTTGATGACGCCGGTGTAATCGGTGGCCAGCACGTAGCTGCCCGCCGCCAGCGGGGCAGCGAAGGCGAAGGTCGCGGTCTGGTTCTCGGCATCCACGCTCACCTTCGGCACCAGCTTCTTGCCGGACGCGCCGGTCAGCACGCTGTTGGCGAAGCTCATGTTGACCGCCTGCAGCACGATCGTCGGCGTCGGCTCGAGCACGTCCAGGCTGATCTTCACCTTCCCGTCGAACGCCATCTTGTCCGCGTGCGGGGTGACTTCGATCGCATAGTGCGAAGGCTTCACCCCGTGCGGCAGCTGGGTGGTCGCGCGGACCGCGGGCGGATTCGCCGCGCGGGAAATTTCGGCCGGCGTCTGCGCCGACGCCAGGGAAGCGGCCCCGCACAGCGCGAGCGTGATTGCAGCGGTCACCAGGTTGCGACGCATGGGATGTCCTTGGCTTGGGTCTTGGGGATGCGCGGGCGCGGACGGCCCGCATGACCGCCGATCATCGCGACCACGCATGGGGGACGACACCGCCGGAAGTCACGACCTGCGCACGAAAACCGGGCGCCCCGCGCTCCCGGGCCTCCTGAACACGCGAATGCATGACCAAAGTCATGCCGCTGGTGCGCCGCCGCCCGCAGGCCAATGGCCGCGTGGCCGGCAGCGTTGCGTTTGCCCCGTATGCACGCACATGCACCCTGCGAGGATCCGCCATGCCCATGCCGCGCTTCCCGGTCGTACCCCGCCTGCTTGCGGTCGCGCTGCTGATCGCGGCAAGCGGCTATCCCGCCATCGCCGCCGCACAGGACCAGCACGCGGACGAGGATGCGGACGAGGACGACGATGCCGATGCAGCCACCGACGAATCCGCGGACGAGGCCGACGACGCGGGCCAGGATGCCGACCAGGACGAGGACGAGAACGCCGCGGAGGACGATGGCGAGGACGAAAATGCGGCCGACGCAGGACAGGACGAAGCCGCGGACGACACCGCCGACGGGGATGCGGACGATCCGCGGGGCATCGCCGAGGAGATCGACGTGGGCAGCGGCGACGACTATGCCGTCGAATACGACGAAGCCGACGACAGCTGGGCCAGCGCCTGGAACCAACCTGAAACCGAACAGGACGACGTGATCCCGATCGACCACAGCGTGTTCGCCAAGGACGAAGACGTGTGGCTGGTCGAGGAAGAGGATGAAGGCGACGATGCCGGCGATTCCGTCGGCGGCGGCATGCCCTCGATCCGCGTCACAAAGCGTCCGACCGGCAAGGCCGGCCGCAAGCCGCCGCGCCGCCCCGGCGACGACGACGACACGGTCTACTCCTTCGGCGGCCTGCCGGTGGCGGCGGCATCGGTGCCATGGCAGGCGCAGATCCTCTACCCGGGCGCACCGCCCAAGCCGGACGACAAGCGCCCGGCCTGGCAACGCCAGCACTACTGCGGCGGTGCGCTGATCGCGCCGGACTGGGTGGTCACCGCCGCCCATTGCATCGACCAGAACGAGGTCGACCATGGCTTCAAGGTGCGGCTGGGCGCGCAGGACATCTCCAAGGGCGACGGCGTGCTCTACAAGATCGACCGCATCGTCCGCCATTCGCAGTACAACGCCGAAAGCAACGACGTGAACAACCCGCCCAACATGTACGCCAACGACATCGCGCTGGTGCACATCGTGGCGGACGGCAAGCCGGTTCCCATCGACAGCCGGCGCATCCGGCAAATCCCGCTCAACCACAATCCGCTGCCGTCCGCGGTTCCGGTATCGGCCACCGGCTGGGGCGTGACCGGCAGCAGCGAAGCGGCCAACAAGATGAATGCCGTGCTGTTGCGGGTCGACCTGCAGGCGATGCCCAACCCGGTGTGCCAGCAACGCCCCGGCTACGGGCCGCAGAAGATCAAGGATGGCGTGTTCTGCGCGGCGAACAAGACGCAATCCACCTGCCGCGGCGACAGCGGCGGCCCGGTGATCCTGACCAATGGCACCCCGCTGCTGGTCGGCATCGTCAGCTGGGGCAAGCGCGCCTGTGCAGGCGACGGGCGCCCGGGCGTTTACACGCGGATCGACCGCTATGCGCAGTGGATCGACCAGGCGATGAAGCTGCCCCTGGGCAAGAACCAGTTGCCCTGAAACCCTGCGCCCGAAAACGCGAAAGGCCGCCGAGGCGGCCTTTCGCGCGCATCGTCGCGTGCGGTCAGTTGCTGGGAGGCGCGGCCGGTGCCGGCGCGGTGCCCACCTTGTCGCCGCCCGAATGCGGCGTGTCGTCCGAGTCGTCGGCGGCATCGGCCGGGGGCGTTTCCGTGGCCGGCACAGCCGCGGCCGCATCGGTGGCCGCCGCAGGGGTCTCGGCCGCCGGCGCCGGCATCGCGGCAGGCGCTTCCGCCGCAAGCGCGGGCGCGGGCTCGGCGGCGGCCGGAGCGGCTTCTTCGTTCTTGTGGCAAGCGGACAGGAGGCCGGCCAGCAGGACGGCAGCCAGGGTGCAGGTGATGCGGTTCATGCGGTTCCCCTTGGAAGATGATGGCTCGTGACGGACATTCCCCTGTTTCGGCGAACCGGTGTTTCCGTGCGCCGCGTCACATTCTTGCACCACCCGCATCCCGCCCACAACGTGCCGGGCAGCGTCCGCCGCGGTCGCGCCGGTCAACCGTCGAAGCCCAGCCCGGCCAGCAGCGCCGCCATCCGCGGGTCCTTGCGCAGGGGATCCAGGAACGGGTCGTTGCGCGCGTAGATCAGGCCGGAGTCGCCCATCTCGCGCGCCTTCAGCAGCCGCGCCATGGCCGTGTCCAGCTCGCCCCATTGCGCCAGCACCTGCGCCTGCTGGTACAGCACGCTGTCGCCGAGTTCGGCGACGAGCTTGTCCATCGCGGCACGCGCGGCGCCCTGCTTGCCGTCGCGATGCTCGACGATGGCCAGGCCCGCCAGCCTGAAATCCGGCACCGGCTCGGCGGCGTATTCCTCGCGCGCCTGCGCCAACTTGCCGAGGTTCAGCAGCGCATCGCCGACATGCGCATGCGCACGCGACATCTTCGGGTTCATCTGCAGCGCCTGGCGCAACGGCGGGATCGATGCATCGAAGCGCCGCGCCGCGTATTCCACGGTGCCGGCGGCACGGTAGATCAGCGCGTTCAGCACGTCGCGCGACAACGCGCGCTGCATCGCCTCGGTCGCCTCGCGATCGCGCCCGGTGCGCGCGCAGTACTGCGCCCAGCGCGCCTGCACGTTGGCCTCGCCCCGCCCCAGCGCATCGGATTTCTCGAACGGCTCGCGCGCCGCGCGCGCATCCAGCTTGCCCTGGAACTGGACGAAACCGAGCATCGAATAGGCATTGGCGTACTTCGGCGCCAGCGCGATCGCGCGCCGCGCCGCGGCGATCGCCTGGTCGTACATCGCCACCCGCTGGCCGACCTCGCCGTACTGGTTGGCCAGCGTGGTCAGTGCCGCCGCGCGCGAGGCCTGCGCGGCCGCGTAGTCGGGATCCAGTTCGATCGCGGTATCGAACAGCGCCAGCGACTGGCGCTCGGCGGCTTCGTCGCTGCCGGTTTCGTACAGCGCGCGGCCGCGCAGGAAGGCGTCGAACGCGGCCACGTTGGCCGTGCCGCCGGAGGCCGCGCGCTGGTCCCGCGGCGTGCCCGGGTCGACGACCTGGGCGGCCAGTGCGGTGGCCACGGTGGCCGCGATCTCGCTCTGCACCGCGAACACGTCGTCGATGCGCCGCTCGAAGGTATGCGTCCAGCGGCTGAAGCCGGTGCTGCCGTCGATCAGGTCGGCCACCACCCGCACCTGGTCGCCGGCCCAGCGCACGCTGCCGTCCAGCAGGAAGGCGACGCCCAGCTGGCCGGCGATGCGCACCGCGCCATCCTGGCTGTCGCGGAATTTGTCCGACGAGGTTTTCGCCATCACCTTCAGCTTGCGGTTGCGCGCCAGCGTGGCGCGCAATTCCTCCGACAACCCATCGGAGAAATACGCCTTGCCCGGATTGCCGCTGAGGTTGTCGAACGGCAACACCGCGACGCTGCCTTCCGCGGCGGCCGTTGCCGCTCCGCCGAACCAGCCGCGCTTCCAGCCCAGCGCACCGACGCCGGCAGCCACCAGCAGCGCGCCGCCACCGCCCGCCAGCAGGCGCCGGCGCAACGCATCGTGCGCCGCATTCGACCGTGCTACAGGCCGCGGCACGGCCTCGCGCCCGGCCAGCGGCAGCACCGCGCGCAACACCGCCTGCAGCGAGGCGTCGTCGATCCGGCCATGGGCGAACGCCAGCGGGATCGCCTGGTACTGGCGGAAGCCCAGCGGCGGCTCGGTGCCATCCAGCGACAGCGGCACCAGCTTCTTCATGTCGCGGCCGTGCGCGGATTCGTCCAGCACCCAGTCCGAGCCCACCGAATGCGCGGACCACGCCACGATCACCGCATCGCTGGCCTGCAGGGCGGTTTCGATCGCCTTGGCATAGGCCGCGCCGCCTTCGATCTGGTCGTCCCACCAGACCTGCAGTCCGGCGCGCTCCAGCGCCTCGACCAATACCCGCACCCGTTCCTGGTCGGCGCGCGAATAGCTCAGGAAGACGCTGGGCCGCGCTTGCTCCGGTGGCGCATCTTCCCCGCTGGACATGGCGTTCACCGTCGCGACTGGAGCGTTCAGCTTACCTCTGGAACGCAGCCAGGTGCTTCGGACGGACGCCGCTGGCGCGGGGCATCAACGCCCCGCGCCCGATGCGCATCACGCGAACGGATCGCGCAGGACGATGTTGGCGTCGCGGTCCGGGCCGGTGCTGACGATCGCCAGCGGGCAGCCCGCCAATTCCTCCAGCGCACGCAGGTAGGCGCGTGCGGCCGGCGGCAGCTTGTCCCACTCGGTGATGCCGGCGGTGGACTCGCTCCAGCCCGGGAACTCCAGGTAGACCGGCGTGCACTCCTCCCAGCCCTTGGCGTCCAGCGGCGCGTACTCGGTGCGCTTGCCGCGGTATTCGTAGGCGATGCACATCTTCAGCGTCTCCATCCCGTCGAGGATGTCGAGCTTGGTGATGCACAGGCCGCTGATCCCGTTGATCGCCACCGCGCGCTTCAGCGCGACGATGTCCATCCAGCCGCAACGGCGCGGGCGGCCGGTGGTGGCGCCGTATTCCTGGCCGCGGTCGCGGATGCCCTGGCCGACGTCGTCGTTGAGCTCGGTCGGGAACGGGCCGCCGCCGACGCGCGTGGCATACGCCTTGGCGATGCCCAGCACGTAGTCGATCGAATCCGCGCCCACGCCGGTACCGGCCATCGCGCCGCCGACCGTGGTGTTGGACGAGGTCACGTACGGATAGGTGCCGTGGTCGATGTCGAGCAGCGAGCCCTGCGCGCCCTCGAACAGCACCTTCTTCCCGGCCTTGCGCAGCTCGTGCAGGATGCCGGCCACGTCGGCCTTCATCGGTTCGATGTATTCGCCGAAGGCCAAGGCTTCGTCCAGCGTCTGCTGGAAATCGACCGCATCGACCTTCAGGTACTGGGTCAGCACGAAGTTGTGGTAGTCGAGCGCCGCGCGCAGCTTCTCGGCCAGCTCGTCCGGGTAATGCAGGTCGGCGACGCGGATGCCGCGACGCGCGACCTTGTCTTCATACGCCGGGCCGATGCCGCGGCCGGTGGTGCCGATCGCCTTGCCGCCGGCGGCCTTCTCGCGCGCCTGGTCCAGGGCGATGTGGTACGGCATGATCAGCGGCGTCGCCGGGCTGATCTTCAGCCGCGAACGCACTTCCACGCCGTTGCCTTCCAGCTCGGCGATTTCCTTCTGCAGCGCGCCCGGGTGCAGGACCACGCCGTTGCCGATCAGGCACAGCGCGTCGTCGCGCAGGATGCCGGACGGGATCAGGTGCAGCACGGTCTTCTTGCCGGCGATCACCAGCGTGTGGCCGGCGTTGTGGCCGCCCTGGAAACGCACCACCGCGCCGATGTCCTGCGTCAGCAGGTCGACGATCTTGCCCTTGCCTTCATCGCCCCACTGGGCACCGAGAACGACGACTGACTGACCCATTTCCGAACTCCAGACGTGAGAAAAGCCGAGGTCTGCCCCGGCTTTTCGACATTCTACGTGGTTCCCGGCCAGCCCGCGACCGTCAGCCGCCCCGCACCAGGTACAGCGACACGATGCCGAGGATCAACACGATCCCGCCGATCCGCCGCACATGCTCATCCGGCATGGCCTGCAACTGCTCGGCCGCCCGCTTCCAGGCGCCGGGCGCGGCGAACAGGAACAGGCCTTCCAGCACCGCGACCAGGCACAGCGCCGCCCACAGGTCGGCCATGGCTCAGCGGTCGCTGCGCATGTATTGCAGGAACGGGTCGTTGCGGTCCAGCACGATCACCGCGTCGCCATCCGCGAAGGACTTGCGGTACGCCTCCAGGCTGCGCTGGAAGGCATAGAAGGACGGATCGCGGTTGGCCGCTTCCGCATACAGGCGCGCGGCTTCGGCATCGCCCTCGCCGCGAAGTTTCTGCGCGTCGCGTTCGGCCTCGGCGGCGATCACCGCGCGCTGGCGGTCGGCTTCGGACTGGATCTTCTGCGACTGCTCCTCGCCCTCGGCGCGCAGCTGGCTGGCCACCTGCTTGCGTTGCGCGCTCATGCGCCGGTACACCTGCCCGATCACCTCGCCGCCGGTCGGCAGGTCGATGCGCTTGATGCGGATGTCGGAGATCTTCACGCCCAGCGTGGCCGCGCCCTTGTTGATCGCGACCAATTGCGCCTGCAGCACCTTGGCGCGGTCGCCGGACACGACCTGCTGCAGGGTGTGGGCGTTGATCTCGTTGCGCAGCGCGTCCTTGATGATCGGCGCCAGGCGCTGGGTGGCGATGGATTCGTCGCCGCCGGTGGCGCGGTAGAAGTCGCGCACGTTCTCGATCTTGCCGATGGCGAAGAAATCGACGCTGACGTCCTTCTTCTCCGAGGTCAGGTAGCGCTCCGGCTCCGCCGCCAGGATCTGCAGGCGACGGTCGAACACGCGCGCCGACTCGATCAGCGGCAGCTTGAAATGCAGGCCGGGGCCGATGTCGCTGCGCACCACCTTGCCCAGGTTCAGCACCAGCGCGCTCTGGCCTTCGTTGACCACGAACACCGAGCTCAGCAGCACCAGCAATGCGGCGACCAGCGCCGGCACCCATGCGGGGAATCTCATCGTGCGTTCTCCTCGCGGCCCGCGTTGCGGCCCTGGCGACCCGGCCGCGCCGGGTCGGCGGTGGCTTCCACCGTCGGCGAAACAAGGTCGGGCAGGATCGCCTGGGCGGGCGCGGCAGGCTGGGTGGTGGTCGCGCCCTGCATCGGCACGTAGATCAGCTGGCGGCCATCGCCGCCGACCACCTTGCGGTTCTCGGCCAGCACCTGCTGCACGGTTTCCAGCCACAGCCGCTTGCGGGTGACCTCGGGCGCGGCCTTGTACTGCTCGACCAGCAGGCTGAAGCGCTGCGCGTCGCCGGTGGCGCGGGCGATCGCCGCGGTCTTGTAGCCTTCCGCCTCGGTGCGCACGCGCGCGGCCTGGCCGCGGGCCTCGGGCACGATCTTGCTGGCGTAGGCTTCGGCCTCGTTCTTCAGCCGGTCCTTGTCCTGCTGCGCGCTGTTGACGTCGTCGAAGGCCGGCTTCACTTCCTCCGGCGGACGCGCGTTGGGCAGGTTGAGTTCGGTGACCACCAGGCCGGTCTTGTACGTCTGCAGGGCCGCCTGCAAACGCTGCTTGGACGAGACCGACAGCGCGCTGCGCGCGCTCAGCACGGTGTCCAGGTCGGAACGGCCGACCTGCTCGCGCACCGCGCTCAGGGTCGCCTCCTTCAGCACGTCGTCGGCGTTGCGGGTGCCGAACAGGTACAGCTGCGCATCGCCGATGCGGTACTGCACGTTGATCTCGACGCTGACGATGTTCTCGTCGCGGGTCAGCACCGGCACGGTTTCGCTGTAGGTCTTGATCTCGGTCGCGTTGACCTTGATCACCCGCTCCAGCGGCCACGGCAGCTTGAAATGCGGACCGGGCTGCATCACCCGGTCGAACTGGCCGAAGCGCAGCACCACGCCGCGCTGCTGTTCGGTGACCAGCACGAAGCAGTTGAACGCCAGCCACAGGCCGATGGCGATCCAGATCCAGCGCAGCGGGTTGCCGTCGCCGAAGCCGCCACCGAAGTTCGGCAACCTGTCGAACAGGCCGCCAGGCCCGCCGCCACTGCGGCGCCCGCCGCCATTGGACGCGCCACCGGGTTTGTTCCAGGCCATCCAGCTCACGTGTGGCCTGCGCGGCCCGCTGTTTTGCGTCGTCATGCGTCGGATTCTACGGGAAGCTCGGGTGCCGGCGCCGGCAGCAGCGGGCGCAGCGGCGCGCCATCGGCCTGCGCGGCCAGCCGCGCGGCATCCGCCACCGGCAGGTCCACCT
Above is a genomic segment from Thermomonas aquatica containing:
- a CDS encoding M1 family metallopeptidase, with product MRRNLVTAAITLALCGAASLASAQTPAEISRAANPPAVRATTQLPHGVKPSHYAIEVTPHADKMAFDGKVKISLDVLEPTPTIVLQAVNMSFANSVLTGASGKKLVPKVSVDAENQTATFAFAAPLAAGSYVLATDYTGVINTQANGLFAIDYDTDAGKQRALYTQFENSDARKFVPSWDEPNFKATFDLTVNAPAAQMAVSNMPVVESKDIGNGLKRVVFQTSPKMSTYLLFLGLGEFDRATDSVDGTEVGVVTPKGKVGQAAGALEASKLVLKEYNDYFGVKYPLPKLDNIAAPGRSQFFSAMENWGAIFTFEYALLVDPKISTIGNVQGIFSIAAHEIAHQWFGDLVTMSWWDDLWLNEGFATWMAARTTAKFHPEWKTELGAVGGREGAMSRDAVATTHPVVQKIETVEQASQAFDAITYSKGGAVIRMLENYVGEDAWREGVRAYMRTHAYGNTVSDDLWSAVQTAAGKPILDIAHDFTLQPGVPLITVDSATCANGNTTLQFTQGEFTKDRPGKTPLRWRVPVVAQAVGGARVDTVVEGGKGSLVVPGCGAVVVNAGQGGYYRTLYGAEQFAAISKGFATLSTMDQLGIMNDTWALGMGGLRSASDYLDLAKNVPADADPAIWSDIAGSLSGLDGYYDGDAKRQAKFRKFALSVLRPAFARIGWNAKADDSAPVQLLRTQLIGTLAGLDDEAVIAEARRRFAAGPDDANAMPPALRNTITGIVAYNADAATWDKLHAMAKAEKTPLIKDSLYSMLSIAKDKALAQRALELALTDEPGATNSAGMIGAVSGSHPDMAFDFALAHREQVDKLVDSTSQARYYPGIGGGSSDKAMIGKLRAYADKYIAPSSRNATETAIANIEYRLKVRETRIPAIDAWLQKHGG
- a CDS encoding serine protease, yielding MPMPRFPVVPRLLAVALLIAASGYPAIAAAQDQHADEDADEDDDADAATDESADEADDAGQDADQDEDENAAEDDGEDENAADAGQDEAADDTADGDADDPRGIAEEIDVGSGDDYAVEYDEADDSWASAWNQPETEQDDVIPIDHSVFAKDEDVWLVEEEDEGDDAGDSVGGGMPSIRVTKRPTGKAGRKPPRRPGDDDDTVYSFGGLPVAAASVPWQAQILYPGAPPKPDDKRPAWQRQHYCGGALIAPDWVVTAAHCIDQNEVDHGFKVRLGAQDISKGDGVLYKIDRIVRHSQYNAESNDVNNPPNMYANDIALVHIVADGKPVPIDSRRIRQIPLNHNPLPSAVPVSATGWGVTGSSEAANKMNAVLLRVDLQAMPNPVCQQRPGYGPQKIKDGVFCAANKTQSTCRGDSGGPVILTNGTPLLVGIVSWGKRACAGDGRPGVYTRIDRYAQWIDQAMKLPLGKNQLP
- a CDS encoding TIR domain-containing protein, coding for MSSGEDAPPEQARPSVFLSYSRADQERVRVLVEALERAGLQVWWDDQIEGGAAYAKAIETALQASDAVIVAWSAHSVGSDWVLDESAHGRDMKKLVPLSLDGTEPPLGFRQYQAIPLAFAHGRIDDASLQAVLRAVLPLAGREAVPRPVARSNAAHDALRRRLLAGGGGALLVAAGVGALGWKRGWFGGAATAAAEGSVAVLPFDNLSGNPGKAYFSDGLSEELRATLARNRKLKVMAKTSSDKFRDSQDGAVRIAGQLGVAFLLDGSVRWAGDQVRVVADLIDGSTGFSRWTHTFERRIDDVFAVQSEIAATVATALAAQVVDPGTPRDQRAASGGTANVAAFDAFLRGRALYETGSDEAAERQSLALFDTAIELDPDYAAAQASRAAALTTLANQYGEVGQRVAMYDQAIAAARRAIALAPKYANAYSMLGFVQFQGKLDARAAREPFEKSDALGRGEANVQARWAQYCARTGRDREATEAMQRALSRDVLNALIYRAAGTVEYAARRFDASIPPLRQALQMNPKMSRAHAHVGDALLNLGKLAQAREEYAAEPVPDFRLAGLAIVEHRDGKQGAARAAMDKLVAELGDSVLYQQAQVLAQWGELDTAMARLLKAREMGDSGLIYARNDPFLDPLRKDPRMAALLAGLGFDG
- a CDS encoding adenylosuccinate synthase, whose amino-acid sequence is MGQSVVVLGAQWGDEGKGKIVDLLTQDIGAVVRFQGGHNAGHTLVIAGKKTVLHLIPSGILRDDALCLIGNGVVLHPGALQKEIAELEGNGVEVRSRLKISPATPLIMPYHIALDQAREKAAGGKAIGTTGRGIGPAYEDKVARRGIRVADLHYPDELAEKLRAALDYHNFVLTQYLKVDAVDFQQTLDEALAFGEYIEPMKADVAGILHELRKAGKKVLFEGAQGSLLDIDHGTYPYVTSSNTTVGGAMAGTGVGADSIDYVLGIAKAYATRVGGGPFPTELNDDVGQGIRDRGQEYGATTGRPRRCGWMDIVALKRAVAINGISGLCITKLDILDGMETLKMCIAYEYRGKRTEYAPLDAKGWEECTPVYLEFPGWSESTAGITEWDKLPPAARAYLRALEELAGCPLAIVSTGPDRDANIVLRDPFA
- a CDS encoding DUF2065 domain-containing protein — protein: MADLWAALCLVAVLEGLFLFAAPGAWKRAAEQLQAMPDEHVRRIGGIVLILGIVSLYLVRGG
- the hflC gene encoding protease modulator HflC encodes the protein MRFPAWVPALVAALLVLLSSVFVVNEGQSALVLNLGKVVRSDIGPGLHFKLPLIESARVFDRRLQILAAEPERYLTSEKKDVSVDFFAIGKIENVRDFYRATGGDESIATQRLAPIIKDALRNEINAHTLQQVVSGDRAKVLQAQLVAINKGAATLGVKISDIRIKRIDLPTGGEVIGQVYRRMSAQRKQVASQLRAEGEEQSQKIQSEADRQRAVIAAEAERDAQKLRGEGDAEAARLYAEAANRDPSFYAFQRSLEAYRKSFADGDAVIVLDRNDPFLQYMRSDR
- the hflK gene encoding FtsH protease activity modulator HflK; the encoded protein is MAWNKPGGASNGGGRRSGGGPGGLFDRLPNFGGGFGDGNPLRWIWIAIGLWLAFNCFVLVTEQQRGVVLRFGQFDRVMQPGPHFKLPWPLERVIKVNATEIKTYSETVPVLTRDENIVSVEINVQYRIGDAQLYLFGTRNADDVLKEATLSAVREQVGRSDLDTVLSARSALSVSSKQRLQAALQTYKTGLVVTELNLPNARPPEEVKPAFDDVNSAQQDKDRLKNEAEAYASKIVPEARGQAARVRTEAEGYKTAAIARATGDAQRFSLLVEQYKAAPEVTRKRLWLETVQQVLAENRKVVGGDGRQLIYVPMQGATTTQPAAPAQAILPDLVSPTVEATADPARPGRQGRNAGREENAR